In Nicotiana tabacum cultivar K326 chromosome 19, ASM71507v2, whole genome shotgun sequence, one DNA window encodes the following:
- the LOC107803839 gene encoding putative CRM domain-containing protein At3g25440, chloroplastic, producing the protein MFAVKKYIRNSSLKFWSFIFSHSNFNVASRGSPLMFCHSGRILPNRAYLHKATSFTRFRSHVNSSISRNYHQMRLIRRLPCQDPATNALRPSSLTSGSREIVLKQVHARQFSSPSIELNTEKGVVRFRFGQEIGKSGGQTKAERVVKKFKMSKKAKLNELRLYRLKAKKKMRSPNPEVRIRYKLEKAKRKEAWLIEKLRKFEVPKAPDEPHDPEILTEEEKFYLKRTGEKKKNYVPVGRRGVFGGVVLNMHLHWKKHETVKVVCKPCKPGQVHEYAAELTRLSRGIVIDIKPDNTIIFYRGKNYVQPDVMSPPDTLSKDKALEKYRYEQSLEHTSQFIEKMEKELEEYHEYLARKRKEEKS; encoded by the exons ATGTTTGCAGTAAAGAAATACATTCGAAACTCTTCCCTCAAGTTTTGGAGCTTCATTTTCAGCCATTCCAATTTCAATGTCGCCTCAAG GGGATCTCCTCTTATGTTTTGTCACTCTGGAAGAATTCTTCCAAATCGTGCATATTTGCATAAAGCAACTTCCTTTACACGTTTTCGTAGTCATGTCAACTCCTCAATTTCCAGAAACTATCACCAAATGAGATTAATTCGTAGATTACCATGTCAAGATCCTGCAACCAACGCTTTGCGGCCAAGTTCATTAACTTCTGGGTCTCGTGAGATCGTTTTGAAACAGGTCCATGCGAGACAGTTCTCTAGTCCATCGATAGAGCTGAATACAGAAAAAGGCGTTGTCAGATTTAGATTTGGTCAAGAAATTGGAAAAAGTGGTGGTCAGACAAAGGCAGAGCGTGTGGTGAAGAAGTTTAAAATGTCTAAAAAAGCAAAACTGAATGAACTCAGACTTTACAGACTGAAGGCAAAGAAGAAAATGAGATCTCCAAATCCTGAAGTTAGGATCAGATACAAACTTGAGAAG GCAAAACGAAAGGAAGCTTGGTTGATTGAGAAACTGAGAAAATTTGAGGTACCTAAAGCTCCAGATGAACCGCATGATCCTGAAATTTTAACTGAAGAAGAGAAGTTTTACTTAAAGCGCACTggtgagaaaaagaaaaattatgtACCGGTTGGAAGGCGAGGAGTATTTGGAGGGGTTGTTTTGAATATGCATCTTCACTGGAAGAAACATGAGACAGTTAAGGTTGTTTGCAAGCCTTGCAAGCCTGGGCAGGTTCATGAATATGCTGCAGAGCTGACTCGGTTGAGCAGAGGTATTGTTATTGATATTAAACCAGACAATACCATAATTTTCTATCGTGGAAAAAATTATGTTCAACCAGACGTCATGTCTCCTCCAGATACTCTATCTAAAGACAAG GCCTTAGAAAAGTATCGATATGAGCAGTCATTGGAGCATACAAGTCAATTTATTGAGAAAATGGAGAAAGAGCTGGAAGAGTATCATGAATATCTTGCCcggaagagaaaagaagaaaagagttga